In the Streptobacillus moniliformis DSM 12112 genome, one interval contains:
- a CDS encoding glycogen synthase codes for MKIVYVSSEVYPFFKTGGLADVLQALPKKMEKLGHNVTVIMPKYDKIPLKYLEKMDFVSTTEINGEIFNLVKYNGEEKINYYFIENRNFYERGRVYGDLDEDYQYALFCEATLIFLKNIGLQVDIIHCNDWQTGPLPYFLKNRYKHDPYYWDMRVVFTIHNLMYQGRFNDYSFDKLGYKRESSFLNFMEIGISFADIINTVSPSYAEEIKYPYFAEGLEWLTSYKQIYGILNGIDYEIYNPMTNNKITNFDVENLDKKLLNKRKIQEIFDFKQDDTLFIILISRLVEGKGLDLLSSRIEEILKHDAVQFVILGSGSKYYEDYYKYLEYKYPEKFKAYIGYSEEIADLLYAGADMFLMPSRYEPCGLSQMIAMRYGTIPLVRETGGLRDTVIAYNEYNDEGNGFSFANFNADDMLNTIRYAEHIYYDKKDVWNKLVKRNMLINNSWDRSAREYEKLYEIAKTTQ; via the coding sequence ATGAAAATCGTATATGTATCATCAGAAGTATATCCTTTTTTTAAAACAGGTGGTCTTGCAGATGTATTACAAGCATTGCCTAAAAAAATGGAAAAATTGGGACATAATGTTACAGTTATTATGCCTAAATATGATAAAATTCCTTTAAAATATTTAGAAAAAATGGATTTTGTAAGTACTACTGAGATAAATGGAGAAATATTTAATTTAGTTAAATATAATGGGGAAGAGAAGATTAACTATTATTTTATAGAAAATAGAAATTTTTATGAAAGAGGAAGAGTATATGGTGATTTAGATGAAGATTATCAATACGCACTTTTTTGTGAAGCTACATTAATTTTTTTAAAAAATATAGGATTACAAGTAGACATTATACATTGTAATGATTGGCAGACTGGACCTTTACCATATTTTTTAAAGAATAGATATAAACATGATCCATATTATTGGGATATGAGAGTAGTCTTTACTATACATAATTTAATGTATCAAGGAAGATTTAATGACTATTCATTTGATAAATTGGGATATAAGAGAGAAAGTAGTTTTTTAAATTTCATGGAAATAGGAATATCTTTTGCAGATATTATTAATACTGTAAGTCCTAGCTATGCTGAAGAAATAAAATACCCGTATTTTGCTGAAGGATTAGAATGGTTAACATCATATAAACAAATATATGGAATTTTAAATGGAATAGATTATGAAATATATAATCCTATGACTAATAATAAAATTACTAATTTTGATGTTGAAAACCTAGATAAAAAACTATTAAATAAAAGAAAAATTCAAGAAATATTTGATTTTAAACAAGATGACACTTTATTTATCATATTGATTTCAAGGTTAGTTGAAGGAAAAGGATTAGATTTATTATCTTCAAGAATAGAAGAGATATTAAAACATGATGCAGTTCAATTTGTAATACTTGGTTCAGGTTCAAAATATTATGAAGACTATTATAAATATCTTGAATATAAATATCCTGAAAAATTTAAAGCATATATAGGATATTCTGAAGAAATAGCTGATTTATTATACGCTGGAGCTGATATGTTCCTAATGCCTTCAAGATATGAACCATGTGGTCTATCGCAAATGATAGCTATGAGATATGGAACTATACCTCTAGTTAGAGAAACAGGAGGACTTAGAGATACAGTTATAGCATATAATGAATATAATGATGAAGGTAATGGATTTTCGTTTGCAAATTTCAATGCAGATGATATGTTAAATACAATAAGATATGCAGAACATATATATTATGATAAAAAAGATGTTTGGAATAAACTTGTAAAAAGAAATATGTTGATTAATAACTCTTGGGACAGATCTGCAAGAGAATATGAAAAATTATATGAAATTGCAAAAACAACACAATAA
- a CDS encoding glucose-1-phosphate adenylyltransferase, with product MEVLAMILAGGRGSRLDILSEERVKPSVPFAGKFRIIDFTLSNCSNSGIYDVALLTQYLPLSLNEHIGSGKPWDFDRRDSSITLLQPHETLKGQSWYEGTADAIRQNLAFIKNKAPKYVLILSGDHIYKMNYLWMLEEHKKNNAELTIAAINVPYEEASRFGIFEVDENRKILSFEEKPEHPKSNFASMGIYIFNTETLVKYIEESNIPDLDFGKHIIPKLIEDQRGVFVHYYDSYWMDVGTYDSYLEANLDLIKKSEEIGINLYDPNWKIYTRSEDMAPVRIGVTGSVLNSLICNGCKIEGRVENSVLGPGVTIRKGATVRNSIIFSNTYIDENTHLDTVILDKNVYIGKNSLIGHGDDYTANIEKPDLLSKGISVIGKNSKLGNSTIVERNVRIFSKVHMLNEGNYIHSGETIKK from the coding sequence ATGGAAGTATTGGCAATGATTTTAGCTGGTGGACGTGGATCTAGGCTGGATATTCTTTCAGAAGAAAGAGTTAAACCAAGTGTTCCATTTGCTGGTAAATTTAGAATAATAGATTTTACACTAAGTAATTGTTCTAATTCGGGCATATATGATGTTGCTTTGTTAACACAATATTTACCTTTATCATTAAATGAGCATATAGGTTCAGGTAAACCATGGGATTTTGATAGGAGAGATTCTAGCATTACATTATTACAACCACATGAAACTTTAAAGGGTCAATCGTGGTATGAGGGAACTGCTGATGCAATAAGACAAAATTTAGCATTTATTAAAAATAAAGCACCTAAATATGTTTTAATTTTATCAGGAGATCACATATATAAGATGAATTATTTATGGATGTTAGAAGAACACAAAAAAAATAATGCAGAATTAACTATAGCTGCAATTAATGTCCCTTATGAAGAAGCTTCAAGATTTGGTATCTTTGAAGTAGATGAAAATCGTAAAATATTAAGTTTTGAAGAAAAACCAGAGCATCCTAAGAGTAATTTTGCTTCAATGGGTATTTATATATTTAATACTGAAACTTTAGTTAAATATATTGAAGAAAGTAATATACCTGATTTAGATTTCGGTAAACATATAATACCTAAACTAATAGAAGATCAAAGAGGAGTATTCGTACATTACTATGATTCTTATTGGATGGATGTAGGAACATACGATTCATATTTAGAAGCAAATTTAGATTTAATTAAAAAATCTGAAGAAATAGGTATAAATCTATATGATCCTAATTGGAAGATTTATACAAGAAGTGAGGATATGGCACCTGTAAGAATAGGTGTTACAGGAAGTGTATTAAATTCACTTATTTGTAATGGATGTAAAATTGAAGGTAGAGTTGAAAATTCAGTTTTAGGACCAGGAGTTACTATTAGAAAGGGAGCTACAGTTAGAAATAGTATCATATTTTCTAATACATACATAGATGAAAATACACATTTAGACACAGTTATATTAGATAAAAATGTTTATATAGGTAAAAATTCATTAATAGGACATGGTGATGATTATACTGCAAATATTGAAAAACCAGATTTATTATCTAAGGGAATTAGTGTAATAGGAAAAAATTCTAAATTAGGAAATAGTACAATAGTTGAAAGAAATGTTAGAATTTTTTCGAAAGTTCATATGTTAAATGAAGGTAATTATATACATAGTGGAGAAACTATTAAGAAATAA
- the miaB gene encoding tRNA (N6-isopentenyl adenosine(37)-C2)-methylthiotransferase MiaB: MKKATVITYGCQMNVNESAKIKKIFQNMGYQVVDEIDDCDAVFLNTCTVREGAATQIFGKLGELIELKKNKGTVIGITGCFAQEAGFELIKKFPMIDIVMGNQNIGRIPDAIEKILKHESEHEVYTDNEDELPPRLDADFGSDKTASISISYGCDKRCSFCIVPYVRGKERSVPMEDILSDVRHYLKKGAKEIVLLGQNVNAYGKKFKNGDTFAKLLDEICKIEGDYILRFTSPHPKDFTDDVIDVIARNEKIARCIHMPLQSGSTKILKKMIRGYTKEQFLDLAYKIKERIPEASLTTDIIVGFPGETDEDFKDTLDVVEKVGFENAYIFMYSIRRGTRAAIMDEQVSEEIKKERLQKLNNLQDRRAYKESVKYLGKVMRVLVEGPSKKNKEILTGRTSTNKVVLFSGDAKLYRGRFVNVKINECKTWTLYGEIVNN, encoded by the coding sequence ATGAAAAAAGCAACGGTGATTACATATGGTTGTCAGATGAATGTAAATGAAAGTGCCAAAATTAAAAAAATATTTCAAAACATGGGATATCAAGTAGTAGATGAAATTGATGATTGTGATGCAGTATTTTTAAATACATGTACAGTAAGAGAAGGTGCAGCTACACAAATATTTGGTAAACTTGGTGAATTGATAGAATTAAAGAAAAATAAAGGGACAGTAATAGGAATTACAGGATGTTTTGCTCAAGAGGCAGGATTTGAGCTTATAAAAAAATTCCCTATGATAGACATAGTAATGGGAAATCAAAATATAGGTCGTATACCTGATGCCATTGAAAAAATTTTAAAACATGAAAGTGAACATGAAGTATATACAGACAATGAAGATGAATTACCACCAAGATTAGATGCTGATTTTGGAAGTGATAAAACTGCTTCAATATCAATAAGCTATGGTTGTGATAAGCGTTGTAGTTTTTGTATAGTTCCTTATGTAAGAGGTAAAGAAAGATCAGTTCCTATGGAAGATATTTTATCTGATGTTAGACATTATTTAAAAAAAGGTGCTAAAGAAATAGTATTACTTGGACAAAATGTTAATGCATATGGCAAGAAATTTAAAAATGGAGATACTTTTGCAAAATTACTTGATGAAATCTGTAAAATAGAAGGAGATTACATATTAAGATTTACATCACCTCATCCGAAAGACTTTACAGATGATGTTATAGATGTAATAGCAAGAAACGAAAAAATAGCAAGATGTATACATATGCCTTTACAATCAGGTTCAACTAAAATACTTAAAAAAATGATAAGAGGATATACTAAAGAACAATTTTTAGACCTAGCTTATAAAATAAAAGAAAGAATACCAGAAGCTTCTTTAACTACAGATATTATAGTAGGATTCCCTGGAGAAACTGATGAAGATTTTAAAGATACATTAGATGTAGTAGAAAAAGTAGGATTTGAAAATGCATATATTTTTATGTATTCAATTAGAAGAGGAACTAGAGCAGCTATTATGGATGAACAAGTTTCAGAAGAAATAAAAAAAGAAAGATTACAAAAATTAAATAATTTACAAGATAGACGTGCATATAAAGAAAGTGTAAAATATCTTGGAAAAGTAATGAGAGTTTTAGTTGAAGGACCTAGTAAAAAGAATAAAGAAATTCTTACAGGTAGAACTTCAACTAATAAGGTAGTATTATTTAGCGGTGATGCTAAATTATACAGAGGTCGTTTTGTTAATGTAAAAATAAATGAATGTAAAACTTGGACCTTATATGGTGAAATAGTAAATAATTAG
- a CDS encoding formate/nitrite transporter family protein — protein sequence MNKKKGEYDVNHIINTMLKTQKELMEYVVHATEKRMKKPFTKLALLSMLGGMFIAFGSVGNIITVANLIETNAGIAKFFGASVFPVGLIMIVLLGLELFTSNCMMTLGYVENKISILKMLKILSIVWIFNLIGSIIIAYISYETHTLSNAGITFLSNLSAHKVHANAYDLILKGILCNVLVCGASLLGYIAKDGISKLFGIWFPIMLFIILGYDHVVANMLYLPLALMHGLEGITILNVTYNFIFVTIGNFIGGGIVIGLTLWYCNKD from the coding sequence TTGAATAAAAAGAAAGGAGAATATGATGTAAATCATATTATCAATACTATGTTAAAGACACAAAAAGAATTAATGGAATATGTTGTACATGCTACAGAAAAGAGAATGAAAAAGCCATTTACTAAACTTGCTTTATTGTCAATGTTAGGAGGAATGTTTATTGCATTTGGATCAGTTGGTAATATAATTACAGTGGCAAATTTAATTGAAACAAATGCTGGTATTGCAAAATTTTTTGGAGCATCTGTATTCCCTGTAGGATTAATTATGATAGTACTTCTTGGCTTAGAATTATTCACAAGTAATTGTATGATGACTTTAGGTTATGTAGAAAATAAGATAAGTATATTAAAAATGCTTAAAATATTATCTATAGTTTGGATTTTCAATCTAATAGGTTCAATAATAATAGCATATATTTCATATGAAACACATACTTTAAGTAATGCAGGTATTACCTTTTTATCTAATTTATCTGCACATAAAGTACATGCAAATGCATATGATTTAATATTAAAAGGTATTTTGTGTAATGTATTAGTTTGTGGAGCTAGTTTACTTGGATATATTGCAAAAGATGGAATATCAAAATTATTTGGTATTTGGTTTCCAATAATGTTATTTATAATTTTAGGTTATGATCACGTTGTAGCAAATATGCTTTATTTACCCTTAGCTTTAATGCATGGTTTAGAAGGGATTACAATTTTAAATGTAACATATAATTTCATATTTGTTACTATAGGTAATTTTATTGGTGGTGGAATAGTTATAGGACTAACATTATGGTATTGCAATAAAGATTAG
- a CDS encoding exodeoxyribonuclease III, protein MKKYISWNVNGLRACIKKGFLDYFNEQKPNIIGLQEIKMSEGQLDLELEGYYTYYNYAEKKGYSGTAIFTDVEPISVSYGIGIEEHDKEGRVITAEFEDYYFVTVYTPNSKNELERLDYRMIWEDEFRSYLKKLEEKKPVIVCGDLNVAHKEIDLKNPKSNTRSAGFTIEERNKFTELIENGFIDTFRYFYPDKIHAYSWWSYRGNARKNNTGWRIDYFCVSSSLKDRLVDAEIHDKVEGSDHCPVVLYIN, encoded by the coding sequence ATGAAAAAATATATTTCATGGAATGTTAATGGTTTAAGGGCTTGTATAAAAAAAGGATTTTTAGACTATTTTAACGAACAAAAGCCAAATATAATTGGTTTACAAGAAATAAAAATGAGTGAAGGTCAATTAGATTTAGAATTAGAAGGTTATTATACATATTATAACTATGCTGAAAAAAAAGGATATTCTGGAACTGCGATATTTACTGATGTAGAACCTATATCTGTTAGTTATGGTATAGGAATTGAAGAACATGATAAAGAAGGTAGAGTTATTACAGCAGAATTTGAAGATTACTATTTTGTTACAGTTTATACTCCAAATTCTAAAAATGAGCTAGAAAGATTAGATTATCGTATGATATGGGAAGATGAATTTAGAAGTTATTTAAAAAAATTAGAAGAAAAAAAACCAGTTATAGTTTGTGGAGATTTAAATGTAGCACATAAAGAAATAGATTTAAAAAATCCTAAAAGTAATACTAGAAGTGCAGGATTTACAATAGAGGAAAGAAATAAGTTTACAGAACTTATTGAAAATGGATTTATAGACACTTTCAGATATTTTTATCCAGATAAAATACATGCATATTCTTGGTGGTCTTATAGAGGTAATGCAAGAAAAAATAACACAGGGTGGAGAATAGATTATTTCTGTGTTTCAAGTTCATTAAAAGACAGATTAGTTGATGCAGAGATTCATGATAAAGTTGAAGGCTCAGATCATTGCCCTGTCGTATTATATATTAATTAA
- the rsmH gene encoding 16S rRNA (cytosine(1402)-N(4))-methyltransferase RsmH encodes MEYHLPVLYDEVLENIIDKKDLIYMDCTLGGGGHSEGILSNSTDNSKLIAIDQDENAIKYASERLKKFGNKVSIFKNNFENLDIVAYLAGFDKVDRILMDIGVSSKQLDDDKRGFSYRKEAKLDMRMDESQKLSAYEVINNYKEEEIADILYKYGEEPKSRRIAKYIVEYRKNKSIETTIELADIVIKAIGKSMKKHPAKRTFQAIRIYVNRELEVLEKALDKSIELLNPGGRLLVITFHSLEDRIVKEKFRKYENPCTCPYDLPICKCGNKSKGKVLTRKPIVSKEKELEANNRAHSAKLRVFIKGDK; translated from the coding sequence ATGGAATATCATTTGCCAGTACTATACGATGAAGTTTTAGAAAATATCATAGATAAGAAAGATTTAATATATATGGATTGCACACTTGGTGGAGGAGGACATAGTGAAGGTATTTTATCAAATTCTACTGATAATTCAAAACTTATCGCTATAGACCAAGATGAGAATGCAATTAAATATGCAAGTGAAAGATTAAAAAAATTTGGAAATAAGGTCAGTATATTTAAGAATAACTTTGAAAATCTTGATATAGTAGCTTATTTAGCAGGCTTTGATAAGGTTGATAGAATATTAATGGATATAGGAGTGTCTTCAAAACAATTAGATGATGATAAAAGAGGATTTTCTTATAGAAAAGAAGCAAAACTTGATATGCGTATGGATGAAAGTCAAAAGCTTAGTGCATATGAAGTAATAAATAATTATAAAGAAGAAGAAATAGCTGATATATTATATAAATATGGAGAAGAACCAAAATCAAGAAGAATAGCTAAATATATAGTAGAATATAGAAAAAATAAAAGTATAGAAACAACAATAGAACTTGCCGATATAGTTATAAAAGCAATAGGTAAAAGTATGAAAAAACATCCTGCAAAAAGAACATTTCAAGCAATAAGAATATATGTAAATAGAGAATTAGAAGTGCTTGAAAAAGCATTGGATAAATCTATTGAATTATTAAATCCAGGTGGGAGATTATTAGTAATTACATTTCATTCTTTAGAAGATAGAATTGTAAAAGAAAAATTTAGAAAATATGAAAATCCTTGTACATGTCCATATGATTTACCTATATGTAAATGTGGAAATAAATCAAAGGGTAAAGTATTAACAAGAAAGCCTATAGTTTCAAAAGAAAAAGAATTAGAAGCAAATAACAGGGCTCATTCGGCAAAATTAAGAGTGTTTATTAAAGGAGATAAATAA
- the mraZ gene encoding division/cell wall cluster transcriptional repressor MraZ, whose protein sequence is MFIGEYSCSVDTKGRLMLPAKFRELLNEENFYITKGVNGQIDLYNLENWEEIVQKLSKVRQTDEKATKFKRFIIGSAQEIELDSHGRLTVTSTLKKYAELSKKATVIGMGNKIEIWDSEKLDIYREDEDINEIMEEIDIDF, encoded by the coding sequence ATGTTTATTGGTGAATATAGTTGTAGTGTTGATACTAAAGGTCGTTTAATGTTGCCTGCTAAATTTAGAGAATTATTAAATGAAGAAAATTTTTATATCACTAAAGGTGTAAATGGACAAATTGATTTATATAATCTTGAAAATTGGGAAGAGATTGTACAAAAATTATCTAAAGTTAGACAAACAGATGAAAAAGCGACTAAGTTTAAAAGATTTATTATAGGATCTGCACAAGAAATAGAACTAGATAGCCATGGAAGACTTACAGTTACATCAACTTTAAAAAAATATGCCGAATTATCAAAAAAAGCCACAGTAATAGGTATGGGAAATAAAATAGAAATATGGGATAGCGAAAAATTAGATATTTATAGAGAAGATGAAGATATAAACGAAATAATGGAAGAAATAGATATAGACTTCTAA
- a CDS encoding glycogen/starch/alpha-glucan phosphorylase — protein MDKKILKDKILLSLRRQYSKTLDDAKEYEIYYAVARATMDEITEHWYNTKKTRQQDQVKQMYYLSAEFLMGRYMSNNLINLRYNEVMKEVLEELGVDINKLEDYEMDAGLGNGGLGRLAACFLDSLATLGLPGHGYGLRYKYGMFEQKIENGFQVEYPDNWQQYGTPWSVKRIDRVFEVKFGGDIEIHKDEVGKEYFKRVNTENVLAVAYDVPVIGYGNNVINTLRLWEARSPEGFDLKLFNSQNYILASEKEVRAKDISRVLYPNDTEREGKILRLKQQFFFTSASLQDIIRRHKATFGNNFAILPEKVAIQLNDTHPVVAIPELMRILLDQEKLSWDEAWEICKKVFAYTNHTILSEALEKWEIDIFRPLLPRIYQIIEEINRRFLIELSQKVNGDYEKIKRMSIIGDDKVKMAWLAIVGSHAVNGVAQLHTEILKNQELKDWYELYPEKFQNKTNGVTQRRWLLNSNPQLASLITELIGDKWIVDLKELKKLEKYLDDDNVLNKLSDIKRENKVKLAKYIKDTTGIEVDVNSIFDIQVKRLHEYKRQLLNILHIMDLYNKLKENPLLDVTPRTFIFGAKAAPGYRRAKGIIKLINTVAEIINNDTSINNKIKVVFLENYRVSLAEKIFPAADISEQISTAGKEASGTGNMKFMLNGALTLGTLDGANVEIVEEVGMENAYIFGLKADEVLRLEGYGKYDPRVDYEIVEGLKKVVEQLIDGTYDDSHTGIFREIYNSLLNGVEGNRPDVYFVLKDFADYRKAQEKISKDYKDQKTWLRKSLLNISNAGKFSSDRTILDYAENIWDIKPCLPRNYIF, from the coding sequence ATGGATAAAAAGATATTGAAAGATAAAATTCTTTTATCTTTAAGAAGACAGTATAGTAAAACTTTAGATGATGCAAAAGAATATGAGATATATTATGCAGTTGCTAGAGCAACTATGGATGAAATAACAGAACATTGGTATAATACTAAAAAAACTAGACAACAAGATCAAGTTAAACAAATGTATTATTTATCAGCAGAATTTTTAATGGGAAGATATATGAGTAATAACTTGATTAACTTAAGATATAATGAGGTTATGAAAGAAGTATTAGAAGAATTAGGTGTTGATATTAATAAATTAGAAGATTATGAAATGGATGCTGGGCTTGGAAATGGTGGATTAGGAAGACTTGCAGCTTGCTTTTTAGATTCACTTGCTACTTTAGGGTTACCAGGTCATGGATATGGATTAAGATATAAATATGGTATGTTTGAACAAAAAATAGAAAATGGATTTCAAGTTGAATATCCAGATAATTGGCAACAATATGGAACACCTTGGTCTGTAAAAAGAATAGATAGAGTATTTGAAGTTAAATTTGGTGGAGATATAGAAATTCATAAAGATGAAGTAGGAAAAGAATACTTTAAGAGAGTAAATACAGAAAATGTACTAGCTGTTGCATATGATGTTCCAGTAATAGGTTATGGAAATAATGTAATTAATACTTTAAGATTATGGGAAGCAAGATCACCTGAAGGATTTGATTTAAAATTATTTAATTCTCAAAACTATATCTTAGCCTCTGAAAAAGAAGTTAGAGCTAAAGATATTTCAAGAGTACTATATCCAAATGATACAGAAAGAGAAGGTAAAATTTTAAGACTTAAACAACAATTCTTCTTTACTTCTGCTTCATTACAAGATATTATAAGAAGACATAAAGCTACATTTGGAAATAATTTTGCAATATTACCAGAAAAGGTTGCGATACAATTAAATGATACTCATCCAGTTGTAGCTATTCCAGAATTAATGAGAATATTACTTGATCAAGAAAAATTAAGTTGGGATGAGGCATGGGAAATTTGTAAGAAAGTATTTGCATATACTAATCATACAATTTTATCAGAAGCTTTAGAAAAATGGGAAATAGATATATTTAGACCATTATTACCAAGAATTTATCAAATAATTGAAGAAATTAATAGAAGATTTTTAATAGAACTTTCTCAAAAAGTTAATGGAGATTATGAAAAAATTAAGAGAATGAGTATAATAGGAGATGACAAAGTTAAAATGGCATGGCTTGCAATAGTTGGTTCTCATGCTGTAAACGGTGTTGCTCAGTTACATACAGAAATATTAAAAAATCAAGAATTAAAAGATTGGTATGAACTTTATCCAGAAAAATTCCAAAATAAGACAAATGGAGTTACGCAAAGAAGATGGTTATTAAATTCAAATCCACAACTTGCTTCATTAATTACTGAATTAATTGGAGATAAATGGATAGTTGATTTAAAAGAGTTAAAAAAATTAGAAAAATATTTAGATGATGATAATGTATTAAATAAATTATCTGATATTAAGAGAGAAAATAAGGTTAAATTAGCTAAATATATTAAAGATACAACAGGTATAGAAGTAGATGTTAATTCAATCTTTGATATACAAGTTAAGAGATTACATGAATATAAGCGTCAATTATTAAATATTTTACATATTATGGATCTATACAATAAATTAAAAGAAAATCCATTATTAGATGTAACACCTCGTACATTCATATTCGGAGCAAAAGCAGCACCTGGATATAGAAGAGCTAAGGGGATTATTAAATTAATTAATACTGTTGCTGAAATAATTAATAATGATACAAGTATTAATAATAAAATTAAAGTTGTATTCTTAGAAAATTATAGAGTATCACTTGCTGAAAAAATATTCCCAGCAGCTGATATTTCAGAACAAATATCAACAGCAGGTAAAGAAGCTTCTGGTACAGGTAATATGAAATTTATGTTAAATGGTGCATTAACTTTAGGAACATTAGATGGTGCTAATGTGGAAATAGTTGAAGAAGTTGGAATGGAAAATGCATATATATTTGGATTAAAAGCAGATGAAGTATTAAGACTTGAAGGTTATGGTAAATATGATCCAAGAGTTGATTATGAGATAGTAGAAGGTCTTAAGAAAGTAGTAGAACAATTAATTGATGGGACATATGATGATTCTCATACAGGAATATTTAGAGAAATATACAATTCATTGTTAAATGGTGTAGAAGGTAATAGACCAGATGTGTATTTTGTGTTAAAAGATTTTGCAGATTATAGAAAAGCACAAGAAAAAATAAGTAAAGATTATAAAGATCAAAAAACTTGGTTAAGAAAATCATTATTAAATATATCAAATGCTGGTAAATTTAGTTCAGATAGAACTATATTAGATTATGCAGAAAATATATGGGATATTAAACCTTGTTTACCAAGAAATTACATTTTTTAA
- a CDS encoding HU family DNA-binding protein: protein MSKKGFVEEYAKLTGETKKRSEELVNAFLETVENLVVKGEDVQFVGWGSFKVQERKEREGINPKTQKEIKIPAKKVLKFKVGKKFAEKVSKAK, encoded by the coding sequence ATGTCAAAAAAAGGATTTGTTGAAGAATATGCTAAATTAACAGGAGAAACTAAAAAAAGATCAGAAGAGTTAGTTAATGCTTTTTTAGAAACAGTTGAAAACTTAGTAGTTAAAGGTGAAGATGTTCAATTCGTTGGTTGGGGATCATTCAAAGTTCAAGAAAGAAAAGAAAGAGAAGGAATTAATCCTAAAACTCAAAAAGAAATTAAAATACCTGCTAAAAAAGTTTTAAAATTCAAAGTTGGTAAAAAATTCGCTGAAAAAGTTTCAAAAGCAAAATAA
- a CDS encoding preprotein translocase subunit SecG, with protein sequence MKTLLVILLVVLAIILIGVILIQPDRSRGIAKTANVLDQEKEGIEKFTEYVAFLFLFVAILYNIIR encoded by the coding sequence ATGAAAACATTATTAGTAATCTTATTAGTAGTATTAGCAATTATTTTAATAGGTGTAATTTTAATTCAACCTGATAGAAGTCGTGGTATTGCTAAAACTGCAAATGTATTAGATCAAGAAAAAGAAGGAATAGAAAAGTTTACAGAATATGTCGCTTTCTTATTCTTATTTGTTGCAATTTTATACAACATTATCAGATAA
- the tpiA gene encoding triose-phosphate isomerase: MRKIIVAGNWKMNKTRTETEKFFKELLPLVEGKNVEIVVAAPFTNLETAIRETKDSNIKIAAQNMNPKDNGAYTGEISPLMLKDLGVEYVLVGHSERREYYKECNKFINEKVLAAIHNGLKPILCFGETLEQREANITEKVVEEQLREGLKDVCDKGILNVVLAYEPVWAIGTGKTATAEQAQEVHAFIRNLLVDMYGADIANEITVQYGGSMKPENALELMKQNDIDGGLIGGAALDPISFAKLVEAGSQI; this comes from the coding sequence ATGAGAAAAATTATTGTTGCAGGAAACTGGAAAATGAATAAAACTAGAACTGAAACAGAAAAATTCTTTAAAGAATTATTACCATTAGTAGAAGGTAAAAATGTGGAAATAGTTGTAGCTGCACCATTTACAAACCTAGAAACAGCTATTAGAGAAACAAAAGATTCTAATATTAAAATAGCAGCTCAAAATATGAACCCAAAAGATAATGGAGCATATACTGGAGAAATTTCTCCTTTAATGTTAAAAGACTTAGGAGTTGAATATGTATTAGTAGGGCATTCTGAAAGAAGAGAATACTATAAAGAATGTAATAAATTTATTAATGAAAAAGTTCTTGCAGCTATTCATAATGGATTAAAACCAATTTTATGTTTTGGTGAAACTCTTGAACAAAGAGAAGCTAATATAACTGAAAAAGTTGTTGAAGAACAATTAAGAGAAGGTTTAAAAGATGTTTGTGATAAAGGGATACTTAATGTAGTATTAGCTTATGAACCAGTATGGGCAATTGGAACTGGTAAAACTGCTACTGCTGAACAAGCACAAGAAGTTCATGCATTTATTAGAAACTTATTAGTAGATATGTATGGTGCTGATATTGCAAATGAAATAACTGTACAATATGGTGGATCTATGAAACCTGAAAATGCATTAGAATTAATGAAACAAAATGATATTGATGGAGGATTAATTGGTGGAGCAGCATTAGATCCTATAAGTTTTGCTAAACTTGTAGAAGCTGGTTCTCAAATATAA